One region of Oryza glaberrima chromosome 7, OglaRS2, whole genome shotgun sequence genomic DNA includes:
- the LOC127780863 gene encoding uncharacterized protein LOC127780863 isoform X2: MNTKTEASKEGSGDIFGNELDEEFDVEKHNKEATTRTGFPKAALLLVDALKKNRACQKFIRRKMITIEAKIEENKDLRDRVKCLLDYQLSCRKAFGKILCQKEDPRVRLISSRKPCAQSTKNKDKKTPALFLGPADNPHVSKYKMVLKQLPMSLQKQPWSDVEKEKLAKGIKQQYQEALILNSINNGSSTGDFSAVDMAYALTNTAGNFEVTPESLRSVLPLINWNKIAAMYLPGRSGAECESRWLNFDDPLINHNAWTAREEKRLILTVQQQGMNNWINIAVTLGTHRTPFQCLVRYQRSLNHCILNKDWAEEEDLQLQAAVNTFGTNWQLVSASMDGRTGNQCSNRWRKTLNPERSRVGRWSLDEDKRLMVAVKLFGSGSWNKIAQFIPGRTQSQCNERWRNVLDPDIDLGEWRPEEDSILLASVDEFGPCWSKIAGAKIPHRTDNMCLRRWRKLCQDKLPSVKAAQQIKKSILQCNFVDRETERPAIGPSDLMPLVRSKVDGSDENTVSAKVRKPRKRSRIPCEDNVLPGDTSNSSPSMNLPLSESIDAEAAVNTTTANSKKKPSRSRSKKQTDENLAVCDVNNSSNCSSGARKRKRSITDNKVVQKKMKGSISGDNEAVVETVGTISADNEVATKRKTGSTSVGEEGTTKKTTRGSLSGQGEVNKRMRGSISGVQKGATKQRMRGSVSTDNHGAVMKSKRAPSRKSAKENSKADSMANAAFGSDLPTVASEDRDADNGNVKNGRLKSMPRPKQINMTEGSADKFSTSTRLADCMSFGRINGSSRVARHLCVSVKPLSNMIQSNGPSDVSAKDPTSTGTDPTSVENSNTALNLY; this comes from the exons ATGAACACAAAAACTGAGGCATCAAAGGAAGGGAGTGGCGATATTTTTGGAAATGAACTTGATGAAGAATTTGATGTGGAGAAGCACAATAAAGAGGCAACTACCAGAACTGGGTTTCCTAAAGCTGCCTTGTTGTTAGTGGATGCTCTTAAGAAGAACAGAGCATGCCAGAAGTTCATTAGAAGGAAGATGATTACCATTGAAGCGAAAATTGAAGAAAATAAGGATCTCAGGGATCGTGTAAAATGTCTTTTGGATTATCAATTAAGCTGCAGAAAAGCATTTGGCAAAATTTTGTGCCAAAAGGAGGATCCTCGTGTTAGATTGATCTCCTCTCGAAAGCCATGTGCACAATCAACGAAG AATAAAGATAAGAAGACACCTGCATTATTTCTTGGCCCTGCAGATAACCCTCATGTTTCAAAGTACAAAATGGTACTGAAGCAACTCCCTATGTCTCTTCAGAAGCAACCGTGGTCAGATGTTGAGAAAGAGAAACTTGCTAAAGGAATAAAGCAGCAATACCAAGAAGCATTGATTTTGAACTCGATCAATAATGGAAG TTCCACCGGTGACTTCAGTGCTGTAGATATGGCATATGCACTGACGAATACTGCTGGCAATTTTGAGGTTACTCCCGAAAGTCTTAGATCGGTCCTGCCGTTAATAAACTGGAACAAAATAGCTGCTATGTACCTGCCTGGTCGATCTGGTGCTGAATGTGAATCGAG GTGGCTAAACTTTGACGATCCATTGATTAATCATAATGCCTGGACTGCTCGGGAGGAAAAAAGACTTATACTAACTGTTCAACAGCAAGGAATGAATAACTGGATTAACATTGCAGTTACATTGGGTACTCACAGGACACCTTTCCAGTGCCTTGTTCGTTATCAGCGAAGTCTTAATCACTGCATATTGAATAAGGACTGGGCTGAAGAAGAAGATCTTCAACTTCAAGCTGCTGTCAACACCTTTGGAACTAATTGGCAACTTGTATCAGCTAGTATGGATGGTCGCACTGGCAATCAGTGCTCTAacag GTGGAGAAAAACCTTGAACCCTGAAAGGTCAAGAGTGGGGAGATGGTCTCTTGATGAGGATAAACGCCTCATGGTAGCTGTGAAGTTGTTTGGGTCTGGCAGCTGGAATAAGATTGCTCAGTTCATTCCTGGTCGCACACAGAGTCAGTGCAATGAAAG GTGGCGCAATGTTCTTGACCCAGATATAGATCTTGGAGAATGGCGACCTGAAGAAGACTCCATACTATTGGCATCAGTCGATGAGTTTGGGCCTTGCTGGTCCAAGATTGCTGGGGCGAAGATTCCTCACCGTACTGACAATATGTGCTTGAG AAGATGGAGAAAGTTGTGTCAAGATAAATTGCCTTCAGTTAAGGCAGCTCAACAAATAAAGAAATCCATTCTTCAATGCAACTTTGTTGACAGAGAAACAGAGCGACCTGCCATTGGACCCAGTGACTTAATGCCACTTGTTCGCTCCAAAGTTGATGGAAGTGATGAGAACACTGTGAG TGCTAAAGTCAGGAAGCCCCGAAAACGTTCTAGAATACCATGTGAGGACAATGTACTCCCTGGTGACACATCAAATTCTTCACCTTCTATGAATCTACCTCTCTCTGAATCTATTGATGCTGAGGCTGCTGTAAACACAACCACAGCAAATTCAAAGAAGAAACCATCTAG AAGTAGATCGAAAAAGCAAACTGATGAAAATCTTGCTGTCTGTGATGTCAACAACTCTTCTAATTGTTCTAGTGGAGccaggaagagaaagagatctATTACTGACAATAAAGTTGTGCAAAAGAAAATGAAGGGGTCTATCTCTGGTGATAATGAGGCTGTCGTAGAGACAGTGGGCACTATCAGTGCTGATAATGAGGTAGCCACGAAACGGAAGACTGGCTCTACATCTGTTGGTGAAGAAGGCACAACCAAGAAGACAACGAGGGGCTCTCTCTCTGGTCAAGGAGAAGTCAACAAGAGAATGAGGGGCTCTATCTCTGGTGTTCAGAAGGGAGCAACCAAACAAAGAATGAGGGGTTCAGTCTCTACTGATAATCATGGTGCTGTAATGAAAAGCAAGAGAGCACCATCAAG GAAATCAGCCAAAGAGAACTCAAAAGCTGATAGCATGGCTAATGCAGCCTTTGGGTCGGACCTTCCAACTGTGGCTTCTGAAGATAGAGATGCTGATAATGGAAATGTGAAAAATGGGAGACTCAAGTCAATGCCGAG ACCCAAGCAGATAAACATGACTGAGGGATCTGCAGACAAATTTTCCACATCCACGCGGCTTGCTGATTGCATGTCATTCGGCCGAATAAATGGATCCAGCAGGGTTGCAAGACACTTATGTGTGAG TGTCAAGCCGTTAAGCAACATGATCCAATCAAATGGACCTTCTGATGTGTCAGCTAAGGATCCCACTTCTACTGGAACAGATCCCACTTCTGTTGAGAATAGCAACACCGCCTTGAACCTCTATTGA
- the LOC127780863 gene encoding uncharacterized protein LOC127780863 isoform X1, which yields MDFYSDDSDPDIDEDLQRDLDALRQSCILSGNDPDAAVAQVSACLAAPAAAAGAEVNGSSDDEEEDEDLALVRSIRENLLLNKASPSSPLPRPICAWPPSDSEDDEDDLETLRAIQRRFSHYHSGTSSGSEMNTKTEASKEGSGDIFGNELDEEFDVEKHNKEATTRTGFPKAALLLVDALKKNRACQKFIRRKMITIEAKIEENKDLRDRVKCLLDYQLSCRKAFGKILCQKEDPRVRLISSRKPCAQSTKNKDKKTPALFLGPADNPHVSKYKMVLKQLPMSLQKQPWSDVEKEKLAKGIKQQYQEALILNSINNGSSTGDFSAVDMAYALTNTAGNFEVTPESLRSVLPLINWNKIAAMYLPGRSGAECESRWLNFDDPLINHNAWTAREEKRLILTVQQQGMNNWINIAVTLGTHRTPFQCLVRYQRSLNHCILNKDWAEEEDLQLQAAVNTFGTNWQLVSASMDGRTGNQCSNRWRKTLNPERSRVGRWSLDEDKRLMVAVKLFGSGSWNKIAQFIPGRTQSQCNERWRNVLDPDIDLGEWRPEEDSILLASVDEFGPCWSKIAGAKIPHRTDNMCLRRWRKLCQDKLPSVKAAQQIKKSILQCNFVDRETERPAIGPSDLMPLVRSKVDGSDENTVSAKVRKPRKRSRIPCEDNVLPGDTSNSSPSMNLPLSESIDAEAAVNTTTANSKKKPSRSRSKKQTDENLAVCDVNNSSNCSSGARKRKRSITDNKVVQKKMKGSISGDNEAVVETVGTISADNEVATKRKTGSTSVGEEGTTKKTTRGSLSGQGEVNKRMRGSISGVQKGATKQRMRGSVSTDNHGAVMKSKRAPSRKSAKENSKADSMANAAFGSDLPTVASEDRDADNGNVKNGRLKSMPRPKQINMTEGSADKFSTSTRLADCMSFGRINGSSRVARHLCVSVKPLSNMIQSNGPSDVSAKDPTSTGTDPTSVENSNTALNLY from the exons ATGGATTTCTACTCCGACGACTCCGACCCGGACATCGACGAGGACCTGCAGAGGGACCTGGACGCGCTGCGCCAATCCTGCATCCTCTCCGGGAACGACCCCGACGCGGCGGTCGCGCAGGTCTCCGCCTGCCTcgccgccccggcggcggcggcgggagcggaggTGAATGGCTCGtctgatgacgaggaggaggacgaggattTGGCCCTCGTCCGCAGCATCCGGGAGAATCTCCTCCTCAACAAggcctcgccctcctcgccccTGCCGCGCCCGATCTGCGCCTGGCCGCCCTCCGActcggaggacgacgaggacgacctcGAGACGCTCCGCGCGATACAGCGACGGTTCTCGCACTACCACTCCG GTACCTCCAGTGGGTCAGAGATGAACACAAAAACTGAGGCATCAAAGGAAGGGAGTGGCGATATTTTTGGAAATGAACTTGATGAAGAATTTGATGTGGAGAAGCACAATAAAGAGGCAACTACCAGAACTGGGTTTCCTAAAGCTGCCTTGTTGTTAGTGGATGCTCTTAAGAAGAACAGAGCATGCCAGAAGTTCATTAGAAGGAAGATGATTACCATTGAAGCGAAAATTGAAGAAAATAAGGATCTCAGGGATCGTGTAAAATGTCTTTTGGATTATCAATTAAGCTGCAGAAAAGCATTTGGCAAAATTTTGTGCCAAAAGGAGGATCCTCGTGTTAGATTGATCTCCTCTCGAAAGCCATGTGCACAATCAACGAAG AATAAAGATAAGAAGACACCTGCATTATTTCTTGGCCCTGCAGATAACCCTCATGTTTCAAAGTACAAAATGGTACTGAAGCAACTCCCTATGTCTCTTCAGAAGCAACCGTGGTCAGATGTTGAGAAAGAGAAACTTGCTAAAGGAATAAAGCAGCAATACCAAGAAGCATTGATTTTGAACTCGATCAATAATGGAAG TTCCACCGGTGACTTCAGTGCTGTAGATATGGCATATGCACTGACGAATACTGCTGGCAATTTTGAGGTTACTCCCGAAAGTCTTAGATCGGTCCTGCCGTTAATAAACTGGAACAAAATAGCTGCTATGTACCTGCCTGGTCGATCTGGTGCTGAATGTGAATCGAG GTGGCTAAACTTTGACGATCCATTGATTAATCATAATGCCTGGACTGCTCGGGAGGAAAAAAGACTTATACTAACTGTTCAACAGCAAGGAATGAATAACTGGATTAACATTGCAGTTACATTGGGTACTCACAGGACACCTTTCCAGTGCCTTGTTCGTTATCAGCGAAGTCTTAATCACTGCATATTGAATAAGGACTGGGCTGAAGAAGAAGATCTTCAACTTCAAGCTGCTGTCAACACCTTTGGAACTAATTGGCAACTTGTATCAGCTAGTATGGATGGTCGCACTGGCAATCAGTGCTCTAacag GTGGAGAAAAACCTTGAACCCTGAAAGGTCAAGAGTGGGGAGATGGTCTCTTGATGAGGATAAACGCCTCATGGTAGCTGTGAAGTTGTTTGGGTCTGGCAGCTGGAATAAGATTGCTCAGTTCATTCCTGGTCGCACACAGAGTCAGTGCAATGAAAG GTGGCGCAATGTTCTTGACCCAGATATAGATCTTGGAGAATGGCGACCTGAAGAAGACTCCATACTATTGGCATCAGTCGATGAGTTTGGGCCTTGCTGGTCCAAGATTGCTGGGGCGAAGATTCCTCACCGTACTGACAATATGTGCTTGAG AAGATGGAGAAAGTTGTGTCAAGATAAATTGCCTTCAGTTAAGGCAGCTCAACAAATAAAGAAATCCATTCTTCAATGCAACTTTGTTGACAGAGAAACAGAGCGACCTGCCATTGGACCCAGTGACTTAATGCCACTTGTTCGCTCCAAAGTTGATGGAAGTGATGAGAACACTGTGAG TGCTAAAGTCAGGAAGCCCCGAAAACGTTCTAGAATACCATGTGAGGACAATGTACTCCCTGGTGACACATCAAATTCTTCACCTTCTATGAATCTACCTCTCTCTGAATCTATTGATGCTGAGGCTGCTGTAAACACAACCACAGCAAATTCAAAGAAGAAACCATCTAG AAGTAGATCGAAAAAGCAAACTGATGAAAATCTTGCTGTCTGTGATGTCAACAACTCTTCTAATTGTTCTAGTGGAGccaggaagagaaagagatctATTACTGACAATAAAGTTGTGCAAAAGAAAATGAAGGGGTCTATCTCTGGTGATAATGAGGCTGTCGTAGAGACAGTGGGCACTATCAGTGCTGATAATGAGGTAGCCACGAAACGGAAGACTGGCTCTACATCTGTTGGTGAAGAAGGCACAACCAAGAAGACAACGAGGGGCTCTCTCTCTGGTCAAGGAGAAGTCAACAAGAGAATGAGGGGCTCTATCTCTGGTGTTCAGAAGGGAGCAACCAAACAAAGAATGAGGGGTTCAGTCTCTACTGATAATCATGGTGCTGTAATGAAAAGCAAGAGAGCACCATCAAG GAAATCAGCCAAAGAGAACTCAAAAGCTGATAGCATGGCTAATGCAGCCTTTGGGTCGGACCTTCCAACTGTGGCTTCTGAAGATAGAGATGCTGATAATGGAAATGTGAAAAATGGGAGACTCAAGTCAATGCCGAG ACCCAAGCAGATAAACATGACTGAGGGATCTGCAGACAAATTTTCCACATCCACGCGGCTTGCTGATTGCATGTCATTCGGCCGAATAAATGGATCCAGCAGGGTTGCAAGACACTTATGTGTGAG TGTCAAGCCGTTAAGCAACATGATCCAATCAAATGGACCTTCTGATGTGTCAGCTAAGGATCCCACTTCTACTGGAACAGATCCCACTTCTGTTGAGAATAGCAACACCGCCTTGAACCTCTATTGA